A section of the Mangifera indica cultivar Alphonso unplaced genomic scaffold, CATAS_Mindica_2.1 Un_0013, whole genome shotgun sequence genome encodes:
- the LOC123205717 gene encoding fatty acyl-CoA reductase 2, chloroplastic-like, with translation MTHNLNTHILTTPQTHIAHDIYYLRSKEGLLSKVVPIPGNIGESNLGMDPDLMMEIAQEVDVIINSAANTTFDERFDVAVNINTRGPSRVLDFAKKCKKLCCFIHVSTAYVNIENVGETLNPKSSPLLHPPLDVDAEVKLALDSNLAFHGDEEIARKMKEMGLERARSYGWKNVYEFSKAMGEIIIDKNREEIPVAIVRPSIIESTFEEPFPGWIQGFRMVDPFILAVGKGYLPAFINPETVVDIVPVDMVVNAIISTMAKHGITRKPGLNIYHITSSRVNPVTMKFLFDTFYEHFKSSPIRDMNGKEVKIKRVKFVSSSKEIFSLISKENITKDTNVSPELERKLREKKIEQIRDLMKMYEPYLSSQWFESSDTFKLWEAMSLEEQLSFGFDVKRLDWKDYFSKVHIPGVRKYVFESKLRPKL, from the exons ATGACACATAATCTAAATACACACATACTCACAACACCACAAACACACATAGCACATGACATATATTACTTAAGAAGCAAAGAGGGACTCTTAAGTAAGGTGGTTCCTATTCCGGGAAATATTGGTGAATCAAATCTTGGTATGGATCCTGATTTAATGATGGAAATAGCACAAGAGGTAGATGTAATCATAAATTCAGCAGCCAATACAACATTTGATGAGAG ATTTGATGTAGCCGTAAACATAAACACAAGAGGGCCATCTCGAGTACTTGATTTTGCAAAGAAGTGCAAGAAACTTTGTTGTTTCATACATGTATCAACTG CATATGTTAATATAGAAAACGTCGGAGAGACTCTCAACCCCAAAAGCTCACCATTATTACACCCTCCTCTGGATGTTGATGCTGAAGTGAAGTTGGCTTTGGATTCAAATCTTGCTTTTCATGGAGATGAAGAAATAGCTcggaaaatgaaagaaatgggTTTAGAAAG GGCTAGAAGTTACGGGTGGAAAAATGTTTATGAATTTAGCAAGGCAATGGgagaaataataattgataagaATAGAGAAGAAATCCCAGTTGCTATTGTTCGTCCAAGTATTATTGAAAGCACTTTTGAAGAGCCTTTCCCTGGATGGATACAAGGGTTCAG AATGGTTGATCCATTCATTTTGGCTGTCGGAAAAGGCTACCTCCCTGCCTTCATAAACCCTGAGACAGTCGTAGATATA GTTCCAGTTGATATGGTTGTGAATGCAATTATTTCTACAATGGCAAAGCATGGAATTACTAGGAAACCAGGGCTTAACATCTACCACATTACGTCTTCTAGAGTAAATCCAGTGACGATGAAATTCTTATTTGACACGTTCTATGAACATTTCAAGTCCTCTCCAATCAGGGACATGAATGGAAAAGAAGTGAAGATTAAAAGAGTCAAATTTGTTAGCTCATCGAAAGAAATCTTCTCACTTATCTCTAAAGAGAATATCACAAAAGATACGAATGTTTCTCCAgaacttgaaagaaaattacGTGAGAAAAAAATAGAGCAAATTAGAGACTTGATGAAGATGTATGAACCATATTTATCTTCACAATG GTTTGAAAGCAGCGATACCTTCAAATTGTGGGAAGCCATGTCTTTAGAAGAACAGTTGAGTTTTGGATTTGACGTTAAGAGGTTGGATTGGAAGGACtatttttccaaagttcatattcCAGGTGTAAGGAAATATGTATTCGAAAGTAAATTGAGGCCaaaattgtaa